Proteins from a genomic interval of Acetobacterium woodii DSM 1030:
- a CDS encoding nucleotidyltransferase domain-containing protein → MNEGEKMRNKSIDLETLAAKLDISPTMHNYAIERYYGISEYLNNNGIEAIFYPQGSFRTGTVVRPIVDGKESDYDIDVVCELGNIKTNTTAERTKKSVGDILKNSELYQKKLFPEQDRCWTLEYAEIVEGIGFTMDVVPCVGEDENQIDYVIKMGIDTVLAQQAIAITERVSAGKYQWQASNPKGYGEWFDNINRKFLQVNLYEKKNEIFNENRSLFSVESSIDDVPDYYVRSALQRVIQLLKRHRDLYYGRIKNGSELRPISAIITTLCAKISNETSITDVEGLLFYVVNGLKEYTSLMQGQTPIQRFSGEIRNYIEKRDQKWWIPNPVSPDDNYADTWTDDTARAFFAWVETVTIDLSNTSVENEARYLTGLKTAFGMEFVDKGLSLDSANIPIKKPSLVISPTKPYKK, encoded by the coding sequence ATGAATGAAGGAGAAAAAATGCGAAATAAATCTATTGATCTAGAAACTCTGGCTGCAAAACTAGATATTTCCCCTACAATGCACAACTATGCTATTGAAAGATACTATGGGATTTCTGAATATTTGAATAATAATGGCATTGAAGCCATATTTTATCCGCAAGGGTCGTTTCGAACAGGGACGGTAGTTCGCCCTATAGTTGACGGAAAAGAAAGTGACTATGATATAGATGTCGTTTGTGAATTGGGTAATATCAAAACAAATACCACTGCTGAAAGAACAAAAAAAAGTGTAGGTGATATTCTAAAAAATAGTGAACTTTATCAAAAAAAACTTTTTCCAGAGCAGGACCGTTGTTGGACTTTGGAATATGCAGAGATTGTTGAGGGTATTGGTTTCACAATGGATGTTGTTCCATGCGTAGGGGAAGATGAAAATCAAATTGATTATGTTATAAAAATGGGCATTGATACTGTTTTAGCACAGCAGGCAATAGCTATTACGGAAAGAGTTTCTGCTGGAAAATATCAATGGCAAGCAAGTAATCCTAAAGGTTACGGTGAATGGTTTGACAATATTAATAGAAAATTTCTTCAAGTTAATCTTTATGAAAAGAAGAATGAGATTTTTAATGAAAATCGCTCTTTATTTTCTGTTGAATCAAGTATTGATGATGTCCCTGATTATTACGTCCGTTCAGCCTTACAACGTGTTATACAACTTTTAAAGCGTCATCGCGATTTATATTATGGGCGAATTAAAAATGGTAGTGAACTCAGACCTATTTCGGCAATTATCACAACCCTATGCGCCAAGATATCCAATGAGACTTCTATTACAGATGTAGAGGGCTTATTGTTTTACGTAGTGAACGGCTTAAAAGAATATACATCACTGATGCAAGGCCAAACACCGATACAACGTTTTAGTGGTGAGATTCGAAACTATATAGAAAAACGAGACCAGAAATGGTGGATTCCAAATCCGGTCAGTCCTGATGATAACTATGCAGATACCTGGACAGATGACACTGCTCGTGCTTTTTTCGCATGGGTTGAAACAGTCACTATAGATTTATCAAATACGTCGGTTGAAAATGAGGCCCGTTATCTAACAGGCTTGAAAACTGCGTTTGGAATGGAATTTGTTGATAAAGGTCTGAGTTTGGATTCTGCTAATATACCAATAAAGAAGCCCTCATTAGTCATATCTCCGACCAAGCCATATAAAAAATAA
- a CDS encoding YecA family protein produces MSELSKQVQDVLKLYPDLSAKDTNNGYLISGRFILNSEFSEIPLYDEYFIEMNVSLKFPTVIPTVREVSGNIPEDFEHIYENKELCLGVSCDLYDFLACRPSIIDFLNGPVTSFFYTASYFKRYKTVPYGERSHGIEGIIEAYLERYQLSDIMQLITLLAYVAGIYKYRGHILCPCNSGKKFRNCHGQIVLQDLTSSRNERFKKDAIDIIGYYFNKKGER; encoded by the coding sequence ATGAGCGAATTAAGTAAACAGGTTCAAGATGTACTTAAGTTATATCCAGATTTAAGCGCGAAGGACACTAATAATGGTTATTTGATTTCAGGCCGATTCATTTTGAACTCAGAGTTTTCTGAAATACCTTTGTACGATGAGTATTTTATAGAAATGAATGTATCGCTTAAGTTTCCCACTGTCATTCCAACTGTAAGAGAAGTCTCTGGTAATATACCCGAAGATTTTGAACACATTTATGAAAATAAGGAACTTTGTCTTGGTGTATCTTGTGATTTATATGATTTTCTAGCGTGTCGACCATCAATTATAGACTTTCTTAATGGACCTGTTACTAGTTTTTTTTACACAGCATCTTATTTTAAACGGTATAAAACAGTGCCGTATGGTGAGAGATCACATGGGATTGAGGGCATAATCGAAGCATATTTAGAGAGATATCAGTTGAGCGATATTATGCAACTCATAACTTTGCTTGCATATGTCGCAGGGATCTATAAATATCGTGGTCATATTCTTTGCCCCTGTAACTCAGGAAAAAAATTTAGAAACTGTCATGGTCAAATTGTATTACAAGATCTGACTTCATCAAGGAATGAAAGATTTAAAAAGGATGCGATTGATATTATTGGGTATTATTTCAACAAAAAAGGAGAAAGATAA
- a CDS encoding tyrosine recombinase XerC, translating into MSIENNLADKIIPDNKIIDEFLNYVLTIKGYSEKSAQAYRYDLIIFFRFIKRYFAMVPQSLDFNAIPIDDISITELKSINLGILYAFLSFSSKERHNSDFAKSRKVSSLRSFFNYLCNKQKYFLPNPVTELEMPKLPARHARYLEWDEAVDLLKGINGRHQERDFAIVTLFLNCGMRLSELTQIKISDIKNDALRIIGKGNKERTVFLNHACLKAINQYLLVRQDSDSPYLFLSQQNTPISNRAVQHLVKKHLTNCGLNTDEISVHKLRHTAATLMFRYGNADLRSVQEILGHQNVSTTQIYTHVNEETLRDTMNQNPLAQFERDDDQ; encoded by the coding sequence ATGTCTATTGAAAACAATCTTGCGGATAAAATCATTCCTGATAATAAAATCATCGATGAATTTTTAAACTATGTTTTAACCATTAAAGGTTATTCTGAAAAATCAGCACAAGCATATCGTTATGATCTGATCATCTTTTTTCGGTTCATTAAACGTTATTTTGCAATGGTTCCTCAATCCCTGGATTTTAACGCCATACCAATTGATGACATTTCCATAACTGAATTGAAGTCTATTAATTTAGGAATACTTTATGCGTTCCTTTCATTTTCCAGTAAAGAACGCCACAACTCAGATTTTGCCAAAAGCCGCAAAGTATCTTCCTTACGCTCTTTCTTTAATTATTTATGTAATAAACAAAAATATTTTCTTCCAAACCCCGTAACCGAACTTGAAATGCCCAAATTACCCGCCCGTCATGCGCGTTATTTAGAGTGGGACGAAGCGGTAGATCTACTAAAAGGAATTAATGGACGACATCAGGAGCGTGATTTTGCAATTGTTACGCTTTTTCTTAATTGCGGAATGCGGCTTTCTGAACTTACCCAAATCAAAATATCGGATATTAAAAATGATGCCTTAAGAATTATTGGAAAAGGAAATAAAGAACGAACGGTTTTTCTTAATCACGCCTGTTTAAAGGCAATAAACCAATATTTGCTTGTTCGTCAGGATTCGGACTCCCCTTACCTATTTCTGAGCCAGCAAAATACCCCCATTAGTAATCGGGCCGTTCAGCATCTCGTCAAAAAACACTTAACCAATTGCGGCTTAAACACTGATGAAATCAGTGTTCATAAACTCAGACATACCGCTGCCACACTAATGTTTCGATATGGTAATGCTGACCTTCGTTCTGTGCAGGAAATTCTTGGCCATCAAAATGTTTCAACAACGCAAATATATACGCATGTTAATGAAGAAACACTTAGAGACACCATGAATCAAAATCCTTTAGCGCAATTCGAACGAGACGATGATCAATAA
- the lexA gene encoding transcriptional repressor LexA: MYEDLNSRQYAILKFIETQMRDKRYPPSVREICAAVNLKSTSTAHAYLKKLEELGYIKRDSTKTRAIEVVRYDPNESISNYFDEKTIVSLPVLGCVTAGEPILAIENITDVFPLPLDFIGNDASFILEVKGTSMINAGILDGDKIVVRKQETARNNEIVVVLMLENNEATVKRIFYENSVIRLQPENTTMSPIFCKEEEISILGKVTGLIRKF; the protein is encoded by the coding sequence ATGTATGAGGATTTAAACAGCCGACAATATGCAATACTCAAATTTATTGAAACACAGATGCGTGACAAACGTTATCCCCCATCCGTACGTGAAATATGTGCCGCTGTTAATTTAAAATCAACTTCTACCGCGCATGCATATTTAAAAAAATTGGAAGAACTTGGTTACATTAAACGGGATTCAACTAAAACCAGAGCAATTGAAGTCGTTCGATACGACCCTAATGAAAGTATCTCAAACTATTTCGACGAGAAAACTATTGTTTCATTACCCGTGTTAGGATGTGTAACAGCCGGTGAACCAATTCTAGCAATTGAAAACATCACCGATGTTTTTCCCCTACCACTCGATTTTATTGGGAATGACGCTTCTTTCATTCTTGAAGTCAAAGGTACCAGTATGATTAATGCCGGAATTCTGGATGGCGATAAAATCGTCGTCAGAAAACAAGAAACGGCAAGAAATAATGAAATTGTTGTCGTGCTAATGCTTGAAAATAATGAAGCTACTGTAAAACGAATATTTTATGAGAACAGTGTAATTCGACTTCAACCAGAAAATACAACGATGAGTCCAATCTTCTGTAAAGAAGAAGAAATCAGCATCCTAGGAAAAGTAACCGGTTTAATCCGCAAATTCTAA
- the zapA gene encoding cell division protein ZapA translates to MPEQTIMELRILDTEFNLKAKGNEEHISHVSEYVNTELERVKTANPFTNHIRIAILGCMNITEKLFNAEEKVRNFEETKVKEKSEVSLVKEELESTKTILNEEKMKYKALTEEKDLLQKELDEKNDLLAQYREHLRQSKTESETSRKTILDLQNQLFESQIELVKANKNHMEKDIFKNIEDKMKID, encoded by the coding sequence ATGCCTGAACAAACAATAATGGAATTACGCATATTAGATACTGAATTTAATTTAAAAGCGAAAGGAAACGAAGAACATATTAGCCATGTTTCCGAATATGTTAACACTGAATTGGAACGTGTTAAAACTGCCAATCCTTTTACTAACCACATTCGTATTGCAATCCTTGGTTGTATGAATATAACGGAAAAGCTGTTTAATGCGGAAGAAAAAGTGCGAAATTTTGAAGAAACTAAAGTTAAGGAAAAAAGTGAAGTTAGTCTTGTGAAAGAAGAACTTGAATCCACTAAAACTATTCTTAATGAAGAAAAAATGAAGTATAAAGCCTTAACTGAAGAAAAAGACTTGTTACAAAAAGAGTTGGATGAAAAAAATGATTTGTTGGCTCAATATCGTGAACATTTAAGACAAAGTAAAACTGAAAGTGAAACCAGCCGTAAAACTATTTTGGATTTACAAAATCAACTTTTTGAAAGTCAGATTGAGCTGGTAAAAGCAAATAAAAATCATATGGAAAAAGATATTTTTAAAAATATTGAAGACAAAATGAAAATTGATTAG
- a CDS encoding DNA-processing protein DprA, giving the protein MNNSYKNIIVGLLHLKGVGRHKVKHLLEMIQDPQSLSLLEIVAIGQTFQIISNQIKQDEIRAAVDFANVLIYDCEQKKINYITYLDKDFPESMNFNDGPILLFYQGDLNSLNSPKRAAVIGSRQPSPTGLDFAYNAAKTLAENDFVVISGLAVGCDTQAHLGCLSGGGKTVAFLPSGLSPVYPHANQFLAEKILSQNGCLMTEYNHQEKVQPYKFIERDRIQSATCHFVIVSNFSPLGGTIHTLEYCQKYRKTIYASPSIYKESKNGFEMLNKKNITYHILDNSALKKLIENFKENY; this is encoded by the coding sequence ATGAATAATAGTTATAAAAATATTATTGTTGGGCTTTTGCACTTAAAAGGGGTAGGTCGGCATAAAGTCAAACATTTATTGGAAATGATTCAGGATCCGCAGAGTCTCTCATTACTGGAGATTGTGGCAATTGGACAGACATTTCAAATAATTTCTAACCAAATTAAGCAAGATGAGATTCGTGCAGCGGTGGATTTTGCAAATGTGTTGATTTATGACTGCGAACAAAAGAAGATAAATTATATAACTTATTTGGATAAAGACTTTCCGGAATCGATGAACTTTAATGATGGTCCGATACTGTTATTCTACCAAGGGGATTTAAACAGCTTAAATTCCCCGAAGCGAGCAGCAGTTATTGGAAGTCGCCAGCCATCACCGACAGGACTTGATTTTGCCTATAACGCAGCTAAAACTTTGGCTGAAAATGATTTTGTCGTAATAAGCGGTTTAGCGGTCGGATGCGATACTCAGGCCCATCTAGGCTGCTTGAGCGGCGGTGGAAAAACGGTTGCTTTTCTACCTTCAGGGTTGTCACCAGTATATCCACATGCAAATCAGTTTCTTGCCGAAAAAATCCTATCCCAAAATGGTTGCCTGATGACAGAATATAATCATCAGGAAAAGGTTCAACCCTATAAGTTTATTGAACGTGATCGGATTCAAAGTGCAACATGTCATTTTGTAATTGTGTCTAACTTTTCTCCTTTAGGTGGCACAATTCATACTCTGGAGTATTGTCAAAAGTATCGCAAAACGATTTATGCAAGTCCATCAATTTATAAAGAGTCAAAAAATGGTTTTGAGATGCTTAATAAAAAAAATATAACCTATCATATTTTAGATAATAGTGCTCTAAAAAAACTTATCGAAAATTTCAAGGAAAATTATTAA
- the pheT gene encoding phenylalanine--tRNA ligase subunit beta, with translation MLVSLNWLKEYVDIKMSAYDFGEALTMSGTKVETLTVVSENVSNIFTGRITKIERHPNADKLVICVVAMGDDERIIVTAATNVFEGAVVPVAVDGAVIANGTKIGTNDFRGQLSYGMFCSIEELGMNADLFSKEITEGIFILPDDTPLGMDVRKLLWLDDVIIDVELTANRSDCQSIIGIAREAAATLDLPINDYEIYTATENDNTIEDFLTVKIENEACPRYVAKMLKVKKIEASPLWMQVKLLNSGVRPINNIVDVTNYVMLELGQPLHAFDYDSLRSKEIIVKTTTDKKIVTLDNKERALDESMLMITNGKSPVAVAGVMGGENSEITEKTTLIVLESANFNKSSVRLTAKQLNLRTEASSRYEKGVDPELARTAALRATQLFLKIGACEVIEGMIDVYPQAETLRKVNLDVDWLNSFIGISLTIDEVVKILTQLFFKVQKISDTIIAAEVPSYRQDIVLREDLAEEVARIFGYDNIPKTIMGGETMIGGKTPIQKYADDLKVLLVGQGYYETLTTSFTSEKRLKALNTQVDKNLITLINPLGTENSIMRPTLIGHQLEVISLNYNRKNPDGRFFELSNTYLRSKNSNELPREEKMLVISTYGGDDYFELKGMVELLLEHSGIKYPEFIAGGSDFLHPKRKAEIFINGNKIGEIGEIHPMVVKSYELPKRCYVCQLSFDLLYKGAAIDNKFVDLPKFPGSNRDLAIQLEQDIPAAAIERIIRKNSGDILENIELFDVYTGSQIPDGYKSLAYSLNFRHHERTLNDNDINPVIDRILDELKTTFNAKLRV, from the coding sequence ATGTTAGTTTCACTAAATTGGTTAAAAGAGTACGTTGATATTAAGATGTCTGCTTATGATTTTGGAGAAGCCCTTACCATGTCGGGCACAAAAGTTGAAACATTAACCGTTGTTTCCGAAAATGTTTCAAATATTTTTACCGGTAGAATTACTAAAATCGAACGTCATCCGAATGCTGATAAGTTAGTAATCTGTGTTGTTGCGATGGGCGATGACGAACGCATTATTGTAACAGCGGCGACAAATGTTTTTGAAGGCGCCGTTGTTCCGGTAGCAGTTGATGGGGCAGTGATAGCTAATGGAACTAAAATTGGAACAAATGATTTTAGAGGGCAGTTATCCTACGGAATGTTTTGTTCCATTGAAGAGTTGGGAATGAATGCTGATCTATTTTCCAAAGAAATTACTGAAGGAATCTTTATTTTACCCGACGATACACCCTTGGGAATGGATGTTAGAAAATTGCTCTGGCTTGATGATGTTATTATTGATGTCGAATTAACCGCTAATCGATCAGATTGCCAGTCAATCATTGGCATTGCCAGAGAAGCCGCCGCAACTTTGGATCTCCCTATAAATGATTACGAAATTTATACCGCAACGGAAAATGATAATACCATTGAGGACTTTTTAACGGTTAAAATTGAAAATGAAGCCTGTCCCCGTTATGTGGCAAAAATGCTGAAAGTCAAAAAAATTGAAGCTTCACCATTATGGATGCAGGTCAAATTATTAAACAGTGGCGTTCGACCGATTAACAATATCGTTGATGTTACGAATTATGTCATGTTGGAATTGGGCCAACCGCTTCACGCTTTTGATTATGATAGCCTTCGATCGAAGGAAATTATTGTTAAAACGACCACTGATAAAAAAATCGTCACCCTTGACAATAAAGAGCGTGCGCTTGATGAATCAATGTTGATGATTACTAACGGGAAATCACCGGTAGCTGTTGCTGGCGTAATGGGGGGTGAAAATTCTGAAATCACCGAAAAAACAACGTTGATTGTTTTAGAATCAGCTAATTTTAATAAAAGTAGCGTTCGTTTAACGGCAAAACAGCTTAATTTAAGAACTGAGGCGTCGTCACGTTATGAAAAAGGTGTTGACCCCGAACTTGCGCGGACTGCTGCCCTACGTGCTACGCAGTTGTTTTTAAAGATTGGTGCCTGCGAAGTTATCGAAGGAATGATTGATGTTTATCCTCAGGCTGAAACATTGAGAAAAGTCAATCTGGATGTTGATTGGCTAAATTCGTTTATTGGGATTTCGTTGACAATCGATGAAGTGGTAAAAATACTAACACAATTATTTTTCAAAGTCCAAAAAATAAGTGATACGATCATTGCAGCTGAGGTGCCAAGTTATCGTCAGGACATTGTTCTCAGAGAAGACTTAGCTGAAGAAGTCGCCCGAATTTTTGGATATGATAATATTCCAAAGACGATTATGGGTGGGGAAACTATGATTGGGGGAAAAACTCCGATTCAAAAATACGCGGATGACCTTAAAGTGCTTTTGGTTGGTCAAGGGTATTATGAAACATTGACAACCTCATTCACTAGCGAAAAACGCCTTAAGGCATTAAATACTCAAGTTGATAAAAATCTAATTACATTAATCAACCCATTAGGAACGGAAAACAGTATTATGCGACCCACTCTTATTGGACATCAATTGGAAGTTATTTCACTAAACTACAATCGCAAAAATCCCGATGGACGTTTTTTTGAATTGTCAAATACTTATCTTCGTTCAAAAAATTCAAATGAACTGCCGCGCGAGGAAAAGATGCTTGTAATCAGTACCTATGGTGGTGACGATTATTTCGAATTAAAAGGGATGGTTGAACTTTTATTAGAACATTCCGGAATCAAATATCCAGAATTTATTGCTGGTGGTTCAGACTTTTTACATCCTAAACGAAAGGCAGAAATTTTTATTAACGGTAATAAAATCGGCGAAATCGGCGAAATTCATCCAATGGTTGTTAAAAGCTACGAATTACCAAAACGTTGTTACGTTTGCCAGCTATCGTTTGATTTGCTTTATAAAGGCGCTGCAATTGATAATAAATTTGTTGATTTACCAAAATTCCCAGGATCAAATCGCGATTTAGCCATTCAATTGGAACAAGACATTCCAGCTGCTGCGATTGAAAGAATTATTCGCAAAAACAGTGGCGATATACTTGAAAATATAGAGTTATTTGATGTTTATACGGGAAGTCAGATACCGGACGGTTATAAAAGTTTAGCTTATTCATTGAATTTTAGACACCATGAACGAACACTCAATGATAATGACATCAATCCTGTAATTGATCGTATTCTTGACGAGTTGAAAACGACCTTTAATGCGAAACTTCGAGTATAG
- the pheS gene encoding phenylalanine--tRNA ligase subunit alpha — MELELKQLRDRCLADLNAIEELKSLDNVRIKYLGKKGELTIVLKGMGKLSNEERPIIGKLANEIREEIENNISNQKLALEKKEIEVQIETEGIDVSLPGKKHLAGNLHPLTTTINQLKEVFLGMGFSVAEGPEIEWSKYNFDYLNVPQEHSARDLQDTFYYQEDIVLRTQTSPVQIRVMQEQKPPLRIISPGRVYRFDEIDATHSPVFHQMEGLVIDKGITMSDLKGTLDLFAKKLFGEQTKTKFRPHQFYFTEPSAEMDVTCFKCGGVGCKVCSNTGWIEVLGCGMVHPNVLRFCGIDPDEYSGFAFGMGLDRITMIKYGINDLRLLFENDLRFLSQFK; from the coding sequence ATGGAATTAGAACTGAAGCAATTAAGAGATCGTTGTTTAGCTGATCTCAATGCCATTGAAGAATTAAAATCACTTGATAATGTCAGAATTAAATACCTGGGAAAAAAGGGCGAATTAACCATTGTCCTTAAAGGAATGGGAAAACTTTCCAATGAAGAACGTCCAATTATTGGTAAATTAGCTAATGAAATAAGGGAAGAAATTGAAAATAATATTTCAAATCAAAAATTGGCGCTTGAAAAAAAAGAAATTGAAGTGCAGATAGAAACAGAAGGCATTGATGTTTCACTTCCGGGAAAAAAACATCTGGCGGGTAATTTACATCCTCTAACGACAACGATTAATCAGTTAAAAGAAGTATTTTTGGGAATGGGCTTTTCAGTTGCTGAAGGACCGGAAATTGAGTGGTCTAAGTATAATTTTGACTATTTGAATGTACCTCAGGAACATTCAGCCAGAGATTTACAGGATACATTTTATTACCAGGAAGATATCGTTTTGCGAACTCAAACTTCACCCGTACAAATTAGAGTTATGCAAGAGCAGAAGCCACCACTACGGATCATCTCACCTGGTCGAGTTTATCGCTTTGACGAAATTGATGCCACGCATTCTCCCGTTTTCCATCAAATGGAGGGATTAGTTATTGATAAGGGCATTACCATGAGTGACTTGAAAGGTACCTTAGATTTGTTTGCTAAAAAGCTTTTCGGCGAACAAACGAAAACAAAATTCAGACCACATCAATTTTATTTTACCGAACCCAGTGCCGAAATGGATGTAACCTGTTTTAAATGTGGCGGTGTTGGTTGTAAGGTCTGCAGTAATACTGGCTGGATCGAAGTTCTTGGCTGTGGGATGGTTCACCCGAATGTTCTGCGTTTTTGTGGCATTGACCCCGATGAATACAGTGGTTTTGCGTTTGGTATGGGGCTTGACCGAATTACTATGATCAAGTATGGAATAAACGATCTACGTTTATTGTTTGAAAACGACTTGCGGTTTTTATCGCAATTTAAATAG
- a CDS encoding TrmH family RNA methyltransferase, with protein sequence MFQEISSKNNEQLKYLRKLVNKSFRDRENVFCLEGTKLFREAVTSQQHFLQVFVTKEWLEMNAGSNDHYLNQLSSKEVSIQILSEALLSSVSRLQQPEGIICILNKLTVENRTFQRHILLDDIQDPYNVGTIIRTADAAGFDCVVTSLKTADIYNEKVLRGSMGSVFHLPVFQVDSLLNYAKALRSEKVTIIGTSLEGSSLWERKPITGSFAIVMGNESKGMSKEMNQVCDILLKIPMIGRAESLNVATAAGIIMYDVVKDYR encoded by the coding sequence ATGTTTCAGGAAATTAGTTCTAAAAATAATGAACAACTTAAATATCTACGAAAGTTAGTCAATAAATCTTTCCGTGATCGTGAAAATGTTTTTTGTCTTGAAGGCACTAAACTGTTTCGGGAAGCCGTCACGAGTCAGCAGCATTTTTTACAAGTTTTTGTTACTAAAGAATGGCTTGAGATGAATGCTGGTTCAAACGATCATTACTTAAATCAATTATCATCAAAAGAAGTGAGCATTCAAATATTATCGGAAGCACTTTTATCATCGGTTTCCAGGTTGCAACAACCTGAAGGTATTATTTGTATTTTAAATAAGCTAACCGTCGAAAATAGAACGTTCCAGCGCCACATTCTATTAGATGACATACAAGACCCTTATAATGTCGGAACGATTATTCGAACCGCTGATGCAGCGGGTTTTGATTGTGTTGTTACTTCATTAAAGACAGCAGATATCTACAATGAAAAAGTACTCCGAGGCTCTATGGGTTCGGTGTTTCATCTGCCGGTTTTTCAAGTTGATTCGTTGCTGAACTATGCAAAGGCGTTAAGAAGCGAAAAAGTAACAATTATCGGAACATCGCTTGAGGGCAGCTCCTTATGGGAACGGAAGCCCATCACGGGTTCTTTTGCTATTGTGATGGGGAATGAATCAAAAGGAATGTCAAAAGAGATGAATCAAGTTTGTGATATCTTACTCAAAATTCCGATGATCGGTCGTGCCGAATCTTTAAATGTTGCTACCGCAGCGGGAATTATAATGTATGATGTTGTTAAAGACTATCGCTAA
- a CDS encoding potassium channel family protein, translated as MKEKQFAVLGLGRFGEALAITLSELGCNVVVVDKDEEKIQNIANLVTYAVQADVTDINALKSIGLRNVDAVVVSITSDINSSIMGIVNAQELGISEIYGKANNAQHEKVLLKLGVKKVFSPERDMGERVAHNLFSGDFIDILELDTDHSIVEVDSLHVWEGKTLEQLDLRESYGLNVIAIRTLDVLNASPLAGDVINSGDKLIVMGENRSINEINKLSRKDH; from the coding sequence TTGAAAGAAAAGCAGTTTGCAGTCCTTGGTTTAGGGCGTTTTGGTGAAGCACTAGCCATCACTCTGAGTGAGTTGGGCTGTAATGTTGTTGTTGTCGATAAAGACGAAGAGAAAATTCAAAATATCGCAAATCTCGTAACCTATGCTGTTCAAGCGGATGTTACCGATATTAATGCCCTAAAATCAATTGGGCTGCGCAATGTCGATGCAGTCGTTGTTTCCATTACTTCAGATATAAACAGCAGTATAATGGGAATTGTTAACGCTCAAGAGCTAGGTATCAGTGAAATATATGGGAAAGCAAATAACGCTCAACATGAAAAAGTTTTATTAAAACTAGGTGTTAAAAAAGTCTTTTCTCCAGAACGGGATATGGGCGAACGTGTTGCACACAATCTATTCTCAGGCGATTTTATTGATATTTTAGAATTAGATACCGATCATTCTATCGTTGAGGTTGATAGTCTTCATGTTTGGGAGGGTAAAACCTTGGAACAGCTGGATCTCAGAGAATCATATGGACTAAATGTCATTGCCATTCGTACGCTTGATGTTTTAAATGCATCGCCTCTTGCCGGGGATGTCATTAATTCAGGTGATAAACTGATCGTGATGGGCGAAAATCGATCAATTAATGAAATTAATAAATTATCCCGAAAAGATCATTAA